One Carassius gibelio isolate Cgi1373 ecotype wild population from Czech Republic chromosome A7, carGib1.2-hapl.c, whole genome shotgun sequence DNA window includes the following coding sequences:
- the LOC128016448 gene encoding serine/threonine-protein kinase/endoribonuclease IRE1-like — MAFHISRPFGIQAVPRKTDPLIKCIIDKKTERLRKLIKGGDVLRGRDINGLYHSEDWKDDVTPLSAAVLCGNEEICSYLLGDSADPNKPSNNGRIPLDYAIVTTGVSLSIVKRLLAAKADPDGFQLFTPLQCAVDRDREDIVKALIEAGASPERNYGMNSELDKKVEKIIGRLSSQSQVFEKVHQFFSLSCAVRMKKEIELFRIYKDNFFQEHPFIHTVLFEVYFGVIGKGAEQYHQSAIKWLKDTKSADKYIEGVIKRFPRIPQKHWLIALNCLYAALCVSESVSAPVFSDLVPILTISIQHSGNAQGEKINHLIVKILNVMMQKTSEHELGLNLSVYEKLCKSLMPLTHPDYSILIRVWTYGLFACIYDIAPKLVALSELSPIPEMILIKAETEMDAVMKKKLQKLDESLRRPAGSSAVDSLCEETAALSTSSKKKKKKKKKKIQQEVGLQEGEGKEEPLSDTVVTSIEESNSSVLPFIQPEESPNISRRWHQTSRHWRSKLEKLANIDASKTYRLGNLTLVLDPEFLIAKGSDGTQVFLGLRDDGTEVAVKRMNRFNYQDLKNEEEFLRLPELESPSIVRYVDFAEDMHFGYLVLQLCEYTLEEYIQDHLPDDSTERSLILKKLVKEVLDSLQVLHDQQTKVLHRDIKPQNVLIDIKGQAKLADFGISRRLKQGETTLRTSIAGTRCWKAKETINEKVNTGYKRSSDIQVAGMLIYYILSGGHHPFGEDVDCEYNISRGIYSLELLDDDVAKDLVEWMINEDPNERPTVEQSLAHPFFWTDDRRVRYLKILGNEKEAENCRKADEELLNAIAKYSEGKSFSEWKSELPSELVEKLDGKKKAYPENTLGLLRFIRNLHEHYKADAVKINLMELFPDLFGSLYIFAKESGWNSRESVHMDIKSAS; from the exons ATGGCATTCCATATCTCACGTCCATTTGGAATTCAAGCAGTACCAAGAAAAACAGACCctttaataaaatgcatcataGACAAAAAAACAGAGAGACTTCGCAAATTAATCAAAGGCGGAGATGTACTGCGTGGCAGAGATATTAATGGACTGTACCATTCTGAAGACTGGAAAGATGATGTTACTCCATTATCTGCAGCAGTTTTATGCGGAAATGAAGAAATCTGCTCTTATCTACTTGGAGATTCAGCTGATCCAAACAAACCCTCAAATAATGGACGAATACCTTTAGATTATGCTATTGTAACAACTGGAGTTTCATTGAGTATTGTGAAAAGATTACTTGCAGCAAAAGCTGATCCAGATGGATTTCAATTGTTTACTCCATTGCAATGTGCTGTTGATCGTGACCGTGAAGACATTGTGAAAGCACTTATAGAAGCTGGAGCTTCACCTGAAAGGAACTATGGGATGAATTCAGAGCTTGATAAAAAagtggagaaaattattggtcgaTTGTCTTCACAGAGTCAAGTGTTTGAGAAAGTACAtcagtttttctctctttcttgtgcTGTACGAATGAAGAAGGAGATAGAATTGTTCAGAATCTATAAGGACAATTTCTTTCAAGAGCATCCTTTCATTCATACAGTTTTGTTTGAGGTGTATTTTGGTGTCATTGGTAAGGGTGCAGAGCAGTATCATCAGAGCGCCATCAAGTGGTTAAAAGATACAAAGAGTGCAGACAAATACATTGAAGGAGTTATCAAACGATTCCCAAGAATCCCTCAGAAACACTGGCTGATTGCACTGAACTGCTTATATGCTGCTTTGTGTGTCAGTGAAAGTGTTTCTGCTCCGGTATTCAGTGATCTTGTGCCAATTCTAACAATAAGTATTCAGCACTCTGGAAATGCACAAGGAGAAAAAATCAATCATTTGATAGTAAAGATACTCAATGTCATGATGCAGAAGACCTCTGAGCATGAACTGGGACTAAACCTTTCTGTCTATGAGAAGTTATGCAAAAGTCTAATGCCTCTCACACATCCTGATTATTCCATTCTGATTAGAGTTTGGACCTATGGACTGTTTGCCTGTATATATGACATTGCTCCTAAACTTGTAGCATTGAGTGAATTGTCTCCCATCCCAGAGATGATACTTATAAAAGCAGAGACCGAGATGGATGCAGTCATGAAAAAGAAACTGCAAAAGTTGGATGAATCACTGAGACGTCCAGCGGGTTCGAGTGCAGTGGATAGTTTATGTGAGGAGACTGCAGCTCTATCAACAAGcagcaagaagaagaaaaagaaaaagaagaaaaaaatccagcAAGAGGTGGGATTACAAGAAGGTGAAGGTAAAGAAGAACCACTTTCAGACACTGTAGTGACATCCATTGAGGAATCAAATTCTAGTGTGCTGCCATTCATACAACCTGAAGAGAGCCCAAATATCTCAAGAAGGTGGCATCAAACCAGCCGTCATTGGAGGTCCAAGCTTGAGAAGCTAGCTAACATTGATGCTAGCAAAACATACAGACTGGGAAACCTTACGCTTGTTCTTGACCCTGAATttctgatcgctaaaggaagtgaTGGAACGCAGGTTTTCCTTGGTTTGAGGGATGACGGCACTGAGGTGGCTGTGAAACGAATGAACAGGTTTAATTACCAAGACCTTAAAAATGAGGAGGAATTTCTACGACTTCCAGAACTTGAGAGTCCCTCCATTGTGCGATATGTGGACTTTGCAGAGGATATGCATTTTGGGTACCTTGTTCTTCAGCTTTGTGAGTACACACTGGAGGAATATATCCAAGATCACTTACCAGATGACAGCACTGAGAGATCTTTGATCCTGAAGAAGCTGGTGAAGGAAGTCCTTGACAGCTTACAGGTTTTACACGACCAGCAGACCAAAGTGCTCCATCGAGACATCAAACCCCAGAATGTCCTGATTG ACATAAAAGGACAAGCCAAATTGGCTGATTTTGGCATTAGTCGTCGACTGAAACAAGGCGAAACCACTTTACGAACAAGCATTGCTGGAACTAGATGCTGGAAGGCAAAGGAGACCATTAATGAGAAAGTCAACACTGGCTACAAGAGGAGCTCCGACATTCAG GTTGCTGGGATGTTAATCTACTACATTCTCTCTGGAGGACACCATCCATTTGGTGAAGATGTGGATTGTGAGTACAACATTTCACGAGGAATATACTCACTGGAGCTTCTGGATGATGATGTAGCGAAGGATCTCGTCGAGTGGATGATCAATGAAGATCCAAATGAGAGACCAACTGTGGAGCAGTCCCTTGCACACCCCTTCTTCTGGACTGATGACAG GAGAGTGCGGTATCTGAAAATATTGGGAAATGAGAAAGAGGCTGAAAACTGCCGTAAAGCAGATGAGGAGCTCCTTAATGCCATTGCAAAATACAGCGAGGGGAAGAGCTTTTCTGAATGGAAGAGTGAA TTGCCTTCTGAGCTTGTGGAGAAACTGGACGGTAAGAAGAAAGCCTATCCTGAGAACACACTGGGCCTGCTGCGATTTATACGCAACCTGCACGAGCATTA TAAAGCTGATGCTGTGAAAATCAACCTAATGGAATTATTTCCGGATCTCTTTGGGAGTTTGTACATTTTTGCTAAAGAGAGCGGATGGAACTCCAGGGAAAGTGTTCATATGGACATCAAATCGGCATCATGA